ACGACCAGTAGCGACACGGAGTTAGTGTACACAAGCGGTGCGGTGTTCCGTGTCGAAGACAACGGTGGCGTCCGGGTCGTTCGCGCGCCACCGTTCCGTTGTGATGCCAACGGCGCTCATCTGTCGTTCGTACAGGTGATCGGCGATCTCAACCAGTCCTCCTCCGGTCGGGTGACACTCCGGAGTCAACTCCAGGACCGGTCGCTGTACTTCCCGAATCAAACGTCCGCATCCGCTGCGACAGACAACGGGACTGTCAGCGTCAACGTCAGCGGGACCGAGTATACGGACGCATGGAAACGGACGTTCGACCGCGATCTTGGCTGGACCGCTGTCAGTGGAACCGGCGGGACGTACGAATGTTCGGGAATCGAACAGGCCGTCGTCGAGAACACGTCGATCGATATCCAAGCGGTCTCCTGACCGCCACACGGGACGTGGGTAGAGTCGGACACGGGTTTCAGTGACCCAGTCGAGTTGTAACTGCAGTCGCTTCGTACCG
Above is a window of Haloarcula halophila DNA encoding:
- a CDS encoding DUF7289 family protein; this translates as MISRYAPDGTGRAVSDLVAFTLVFSIIISSIGFLTVGGFTALEGVRDGAETNTAEATMVGYAETLSDHRNERAPRRETTIKLQGHSLARQPSSFVVNVSAVPGNETVSTGALVRTTSSDTELVYTSGAVFRVEDNGGVRVVRAPPFRCDANGAHLSFVQVIGDLNQSSSGRVTLRSQLQDRSLYFPNQTSASAATDNGTVSVNVSGTEYTDAWKRTFDRDLGWTAVSGTGGTYECSGIEQAVVENTSIDIQAVS